The segment AGGTACTCATCCATGCGGGTGTACTGAACCTCTGGGTAGAGCTGAGTTGCCTCGGCACCATTGTCACCAATCTCGAAGTTTGCCAGGCAGCCCTCGTAAAAGATGTGGTAATAATGTCCTATTCCTACTTGACTAGCAAAATCCAAATCTGCACACATCGACAATTGCGTATCAGTTGTaaatttgattgttttttttactaccACATATGTTTTGAAATTTCATCCCTGGAGTAATGGTATCGAAAAAACCCGGATATAGgatgcttagttttttttttcaaacttttagaACTTTAACTActgataaattttaaaatgcttagttttaaacttaaaaatagtaTATGTATATCTTCTTTAGATGGACTTATGTATCCCGTAAagttattagattttataaacctTTTATAATAGAAATTGTTGTCAAAATTGTACATCGAAAACAGTAAAAAGCCAAACACATATTCTAGTTTGACCAGGTACCTTTCATAGAAGCCAAAAATTCATCACCAGGTATGTGGAATTTCTCAAGACTTTTCCCAGTGAGTGTTTCCCACTTTGAGATCAACTCGTTCTGAGTGAGACAGTTATCTTGAGGCCTTATGTATATTGTCTTGTTCAAGGTGCGAGGATCATCGATTGATTTTATTGCATATGTTCCCACATCATTTTCGTCCACGAAAAACACTGTATAGAGCAATATTGCAGCTTGGTCAGTAGTAGAAATTTCAAACAAATGCTCTGCATTATTCTGTAGAGCACTTATAtttatttcatatatttctgGTTGTACTATTACTGAAGAATAGTTTTCAGTAGGCCTTAATTCCTATAGTTTTGTTTTCGAGAAAATTCCTATAGTTTGACCAAAATCTTGTCGAGTGTAAACGAAGCAACACAAATTGGTGTTTGATCATTTTTACTATAATACAAATATCTTAATAGGACATACTATTTTGAACTAACTAGAGAAGAAATCATCATTATTTACAACGAGAAAAGTTTCAGGCGGAAAAGGTGGTAAACAGTGGAAAGAAAAAGAGTGCAGCAATCCTGTTATGCTCTGTTAAATACTAGTAGATGCAATGGAACGTAGGCAGAAAATATTTGTAAGGTGAATACACTGTAGATGAAATGAAGGTTTCGGAGGGCCAACAAACTTGGAAGTTGAAACAGAGCaagactgaaaaatatataattgtacCAGTCACCAAAACAGGTAAGTGCTAATCATAAGCACCACAGTCTTGGTCACACAAAGTCTTAAAACAATTTATCAATTCGATGTTTGGTTTCAAAGACAAGTCTGAACTTTTCAACAGGGAAAGGGTGCAAATCTTAACTGTTCCCGGcagaaaaatacaaaacaaCACCTGGAAATTAATGCAATGAAACAACAGCTTAGCTAGTGTTAATTTACCCTTGACGTTGCCATCTCCATACACACCAACTCTCTCTTTGGGTGGGAGGAGAGTTTTCATCTGACAGAGGTTAGGACAGAAGTAAGCTGCAAAGCAATTGGCAGAAACATATGTGTGGGGGATGTTTGCATCCTCAATTGCTCTCCTTATCACCATCTTCTCATCAAATGAAATCCTCCCAGGTTCTAGAGCGTCTCCCATCCTTGATGGATCCATGCCGAATTCAGATGGCAGGAATCGCTGGTCACGCAGAATTATGCACAGTAAATATATGTTAATCATGAGCAttttgcaaaaatcatgtagtatatatgcataagttctatatatctatattatATGGGGTAGAGGAAATAGTGTGTTGCTCTTGAATGGGCAAAGTCCTTTCTGGACTGTTGAACATTGCTCCTTTCATCCTGAAATACAAAACCAGTTATATTCTCACTCTCAACTTTAAAAAGTGGATAAGTACCACCTTGGGATATATCTTTTATGTTTTTGTTTCAAATGGAGATGGTTTTGGTATTTCGGTCTCTCAATTATCATATTTTACTAATGTAGATGTCACATAATTTGGTATAAAATCCTAACTGAAATTCATATTGGCGGAAAATAACTATCATATAAATTAAGCACTGTAAAATATGACACAGAGAGTTATTTCTCCCTTTTGAAAGTTGAATATGGAAAACAAGTTCTTGGGTTCCTGCTCTCGTCCCTGTCTCGTGACATGCTGGGCCAGGTCGCCGGTGCAAAATCTTCAGCGCAGGCATGGCAAGTGATTGGTGACTTGTTTGGGTCCCAAACACGTGCACGCTCCATCAACATCAGGCTCGCTCTCACCAACACTCAAAAAGGTACTACTATGTCAATTTCTGAGTACATTGGAAAGATGAAAGCATATGCGGATGAGATTGCTTCCACTGGAAGACTATCATATCAATTAACAACTGTAAAATATGAGTTGAAGAGTTATTTCTCCCGTTTTGAAAGTTGAATATGAAAAACAACCGGTTTTGTAATTTGGAGTGAAAAAAGAATCCAAGCAAAATTCAATGGAAAAAATAGGCTCTATCCTAGTACTTTATAGGAGTATCTTGTAAATTTACTATATATGACAAAACTTTTTACTTATGATGTGCACAAATTATTGTCAGTAAAAGAACACAAACtaatttcagtaaaaaaaatcctGTCAACAAAAATCGCCACAAATTTACTAACTATACGATTTATCATGTTCCTCTAGATATGTAATTAGTTGAGttgccataaaaaaataaatttatcaccTTGACATTTCCAGCATCTTTGATGGCCTCGACGAGCTTGAGCTGGAGCATGAGGTTGTGGCTGCGGAAGTGGACGCCGGACatggcggagacgacgacgtcCGCCtgccggacggcggcgacgaggccgtcgTGGTCGTCGAGAGACGCCTCGAGGAGCCGCGCGCCCCGCGCCTTGAAGGCCAGCAGCATCTGGAGCTTGTCGATGTCGAGGCCGATCTCCGGCCGGAGCAGGACGTAGGTCGGGTGGCCCGCCGCCAAGCTCGCCGCCACGATCCGCCGGCCGACGAAGCCGGTGCCGCCGACCACGAGGACCCGGCTCTCCTCCATGGCCGTGGCTCCCTCAGCTCTCTGACACGATCGATGCAAAAATATCGGTGAGTTTAATTAATGCGGTATGGTGCGTGATCGCAGTGAACAGTCCATTTCAATGATGGTGATCACCAGCACAACTGTAGACAACATTTATAGCTTGGGTCGTGTTGCTCCCTTCTAGGGGTGGGCAAAAAATTCCCCAAGACCGACCACCGAACCGAACCgaactagttttttttcttcggTGGGACGTTTGGTTTCTATTACTCTACTTCGGTGTTCACCGTCTTTCTCGGTTGCGAGAGGGAAAAAACCGAGGACACCGTATAAACCGATCTGCTTGTAAAGTCCCTTGTGATCTCGTTACTTTAAAGCCTAAGGGTTTATTTGgttggtgaaataaaaatttttaggtgtcacattgaacgtttgaccggatatcgaaaatgatttttggacacgaatgaaaaaactaatttcataactcgcctagaaaccgcgagacgaatattttaagtctaattaagtcgtcattagcacatgtgggttactgtaacatgtatggctaatcatggactaattaggctaaaaataTTCGTGtcgtgatttacatgcaaactgtgcaattagtttttctttttatctatatttaatgcactatacatgtgtccaaagatttaatGTGATGCTTTTGAGAAAAGTTTTTTCGGAACTAAATAGGGTCTAATTGGGATAGAAAAGCCCACATATAGGAGATGAGGAGGCAAACAAGAACCTGCAGCCACACGGCCCACACCACACGTTTTTTCTGGGATTTCTTTTGCGAGTCGCGATCCTCCGAGAGTAGCTGTGCCTTTTCTCTCACCCGAGTACTTCCGTAAAATCCAAACCCCGAAAAAAGGAAACCATTTTGTTCGGCCTTTTTTTTCCTcggtttgtattttttttctcggctaatattttaaaaaaactgatcTATGAAGAAAACAAGCAAACCGAGCCAATTAACCTGATAAAAACAAACACCCACCCCTACTCACCTCAACATTCTGCATTTAATGTCCCtattatctatttatctatttttttctagagaagggtatttttatctagcctctacatccaaccaatattactggtggagaaaccatctttactctcggttggaaatcccctttagtcccggttttgaTGCACATcaccaccaaccgggactaaagagagaggatatttagtcccggttgatgttaccaaccgagactaaagagacaatagcggcagtaccagatggtccccttttcttttttttttccttttttattttctctcgaATCAAGTAGgtaaatccccaaatcaaagtaacatcccaaattcacatcaccaaatccacatcatAAATCAAAAAGTTATTTATACACACaaataaaatacatcacaaaatcctaaaaaaattactcaaatacaacacagatccaaacaatgaatcacaaatttgtacATCTCAAtgaatcacaattttttttaaaaaaagaaaaaacaatgccGCTACCGCCGCTCGCCACGATCGCCGGCCACGGCCCCCCGCCCTCCGCGCGGCCttggctgccgccgcccgccgccggccgcggccccGTCGCCCTCCGCCGGGCGCTGCCCCGCCACCCGCCGGCCCGCcagatgggaaggggaggagggggaggagaagaggaaggggaggagttggaggagaggggatgaggaagagagttagagaggatagatctgaggagagggggaaagaTTCGATCTGCCTAAGTTGTAACTGTGGAGGAGATGATAagtgatagggattatatactacgtgttcaattttagtcccgattggtttacttgatctttagttccggttggtaataccaactgtgactaaagtggtgatctttagtctcaattattgacaccaaccgggactaaagatcctcggccccctgataTACATCAGTCAGGGGatgaaccgagactaaagattatctttagtcccagttggtaacactaaaacaccaactgggactaaagatcaaaatttttataaccaggactaaaaacaatctttagtcccggttctttttggaacgggactattgtggattttccCAAtccgatcaaagatggtttctccagcagTGCATACAGTCTTTTTAAATTAGGatcctatggagatttgaactcagcaccttggggtgctactcaggtcactacaACCACTAAGCTACATACCATttcactaaaaatatatatttatctattatataataaaaatccATTAAGTTTTCTACAAATGCTCTCAACTCTTAAATAGCACCAAAACTGTCATgtgacactctaataaattaggaaaaccaacctaataattatgaaaatgatAGCAACATATCTACCAATTAATTTTCTTAGAACTAattattttagaccattggat is part of the Oryza glaberrima chromosome 12, OglaRS2, whole genome shotgun sequence genome and harbors:
- the LOC127756441 gene encoding isoflavone reductase homolog, translating into MEESRVLVVGGTGFVGRRIVAASLAAGHPTYVLLRPEIGLDIDKLQMLLAFKARGARLLEASLDDHDGLVAAVRQADVVVSAMSGVHFRSHNLMLQLKLVEAIKDAGNVKRFLPSEFGMDPSRMGDALEPGRISFDEKMVIRRAIEDANIPHTYVSANCFAAYFCPNLCQMKTLLPPKERVGVYGDGNVKVFFVDENDVGTYAIKSIDDPRTLNKTIYIRPQDNCLTQNELISKWETLTGKSLEKFHIPGDEFLASMKDLDFASQVGIGHYYHIFYEGCLANFEIGDNGAEATQLYPEVQYTRMDEYLKRYI